One region of Miscanthus floridulus cultivar M001 chromosome 19, ASM1932011v1, whole genome shotgun sequence genomic DNA includes:
- the LOC136527262 gene encoding LRR receptor-like serine/threonine-protein kinase ER1: MPVRSSVPMTTTAARALVALLLVAVAVAVADDGATLVEIKKSFRNVGNVLYDWAGDDYCSWRGVLCDNVTFAVAALNLSGLNLEGEISPAVGSLKSLVSIDLKSNGLSGQIPDEIGDCSSLKTLDFSFNNLDGDIPFSISKLKHLENLILKNNQLIGAIPSTLSQLPNLKILDLAQNKLTGEIPRLIYWNEVLQYLGLRGNHLEGSLSPDMCQLTGLWYFDVKNNSLTGVIPDTIGNCTSFQVLDLSYNRFTGPIPFNIGFLQVATLSLQGNMFTGPIPSVIGLMQALAVLDLSYNQLSGPIPSILGNLTYTEKLYIQGNRLTGSIPPELGNMSTLHYLELNDNQLIGSIPPELGRLTGLFDLNLANNHLEGPIPDNLSSCVNLNSFNAYGNKLNGTIPCSLRKLESMTYLNLSSNFISGSIPIELSRINNLDTLDLSCNMMTGPIPSSIGSLEHLLRLNLSKNGLVGFIPAEFGNLRSVMEIDLSYNHLGGLIPQELEMLQNLMLLKLENNNITGDVSSLMNCFSLNILNVSYNNLAGVVPADNNFTRFSPDSFLGNPGLCGYWLGSSCRSTGHREKPPISKVAIIGVAVGGLVILLMILVAVCRPHRPPAFKDVTVSKQVSNAPPKLVILHMNMALHVYDDIMRMTENLSEKYIIGYGASSTVYKCVLKNCKPVAIKKLYAHYPHSLKEFETELETVGSIKHRNLVSLQGYSLSPVGNLLFYDYMESGSLWDVLHEGSSKKKKLDWETRLRIALGAAQGLAYLHHDCSPRIIHRDVKSKNILLDKDYEAHLTDFGIAKSLCVSKTHTSTYVMGTIGYIDPEYARTSRLNEKSDVYSYGIVLLELLTGKKPVDNECNLHHLILSKTASNEVMDTVDPDIGDTCKDLGEVKKLFQLALLCTKRQPSDRPTMHEVVRVLDCLANPDLPPKPSAHQLGQLPQPSPAVPSYINEYVSLRGTAALSCANSSSTSDAELFLKFGEAISQIME; this comes from the exons ATGCCTGTCCGCAGCTCAGTGCCCATGACGACGACGGCCGCCCGTGCTCTCGTCGCCCTCCtcctcgtcgccgtcgccgtcgccgtcgccgacgaTG GGGCGACGCTGGTGGAGATCAAGAAGTCCTTCCGCAACGTCGGCAACGTACTGTACGATTGGGCCGGCGACGACTACTGCTCCTGGCGCGGCGTCCTGTGCGACAACGTCACATTCGCCGTCGCTGCGCT CAACCTCTCTGGCCTCAACCTTGAGGGCGAGATCTCTCCAGCCGTCGGCAGCCTCAAGAGCCTCGTCTCCAT CGATCTGAAGTCAAATGGGCTATCCGGGCAGATCCCTGATGAGATTGGCGATTGTTCATCACTTAAGACTCT GGACTTTTCTTTCAACAACCTGGATGGCGACATACCATTTTCTATATCAAAGCTGAAGCACCTGGAGAACTT GATATTGAAGAACAACCAGCTGATTGGTGCTATCCCATCAACATTGTCACAGCTCCCAAATTTGAAGATTTT GGATTTGGCACAAAACAAACTGACTGGGGAGATACCAAGGCTTATCTACTGGAATGAGGTTCTTCAATATCT GGGCTTGCGGGGCAATCATTTAGAAGGAAGCCTCTCTCCTGATATGTGCCAGCTGACTGGCCTTTGGTACTT TGATGTGAAGAACAATAGCTTGACTGGGGTGATACCAGACACCATTGGGAATTGTACAAGTTTTCAGGTCTT GGATTTGTCTTACAACCGCTTTACTGGACCAATCCCATTCAACATTGGTTTCCTACAAGTGGCTACACT ATCCTTGCAAGGGAACATGTTCACCGGTCCAATTCCTTCAGTAATTGGTCTTATGCAGGCTCTCGCTGTTCT AGATCTGAGTTACAACCAATTATCTGGTCCTATACCATCTATACTAGGCAACTTGACATATACTGAGAAGCT GTACATCCAAGGCAATAGGTTAACTGGGTCGATACCACCAGAGTTAGGAAATATGTCAACACTTCATTACCT AGAACTGAACGATAATCAACTTATTGGGTCAATTCCACCAGAGCTTGGAAGGCTAACAGGCTTGTTTGACCT GAACCTTGCGAATAACCACCTTGAAGGACCAATTCCTGACAACCTAAGTTCATGTGTGAATCTCAATAGCTT CAATGCTTATGGCAACAAGTTAAATGGGACCATTCCTTGTTCGTTGCGGAAACTTGAAAGCATGACCTATTT AAATCTGtcatcaaatttcataagtgGATCTATTCCTATTGAGCTATCAAGGATCAACAATTTGGACACGTT GGACTTGTCCTGTAACATGATGACTGGTCCAATTCCATCATCCATTGGCAGCCTAGAGCATCTATTGAGGCT TAACTTGAGCAAGAATGGTCTAGTTGGATTCATCCCTGCGGAGTTTGGTAATTTGAGGAGTGTCATGGAGAT TGATTTATCCTATAATCACCTTGGTGGCCTGATTCCTCAAGAACTTGAAATGCTGCAAAACCTGATGTTGTT AAAACTGGAAAATAACAATATAACTGGCGATGTGTCTTCTCTGATGAACTGCTTCAGCCTCAATATCTT AAATGTGTCATACAATAATTTGGCTGGTGTTGTCCCTGCTGACAACAACTTTACACGGTTTTCACCTGACAG CTTTTTAGGTAATCCTGGACTCTGTGGATATTGGCTTGGTTCTTCGTGTCGTTCCACTGGCCACCGCGAGAAAC CGCCAATCTCAAAGGTTGCCATAATTGGTGTTGCTGTGGGTGGACTTGTTATCCTCCTGATGATCTTAGTGGCTGTTTGCAGGCCACACCGTCCACCTGCTTTTAAAGATGTCACTGTAAGCAAGCAAG TGAGCAATGCTCCCCCCAAGCTGGTTATCCTTCATATGAACATGGCCCTTCATGTATACGATGATATAATGAGGATGACTGAGAACTTGAGTGAGAAATACATCATTGGATACGGGGCGTCAAGTACAGTTTATAAATGTGTTCTAAAGAATTGCAAACCAGTGGCAATAAAAAAGCTGTATGCCCACTACCCGCACAGCCTTAAGGAATTTGAAACTGAGCTCGAGACTGTTGGTAGCATCAAGCACCGGAATCTAGTCAGCCTTCAAGGGTACTCACTATCACCTGTTGGGAACCTCCTCTTTTATGATTATATGGAAAGTGGCAGCTTATGGGATGTTTTACATG AAGGTTCATCCAAGAAGAAAAAACTTGACTGGGAGACTCGCCTACGGATTGCTCTTGGTGCAGCTCAAGGCCTTGCTTACCTTCACCATGACTGCAGTCCACGAATAATTCACCGGGATGTAAAATCAAAGAATATACTCCTTGACAAAGATTATGAGGCCCATCTTACAGACTTTGGCATTGCTAAGAGCTTATGTGTCTCAAAAACTCACACATCAACCTATGTCATGGGCACTATTGGCTACATTGATCCTGAGTACGCCCGCACTTCCCGTCTCAACGAAAAGTCTGATGTCTACAGCTATGGCATTGTTCTGCTGGAGCTGCTGACTGGCAAGAAGCCAGTGGACAACGAGTGCAATCTCCATCACTTG ATCCTATCGAAGACAGCAAGCAACGAGGTCATGGATACCGTGGACCCTGACATCGGAGACACCTGCAAGGACCTCGGCGAGGTGAAGAAGCTCTTCCAGCTGGCGCTCCTTTGCACCAAGCGGCAACCCTCGGACCGACCGACGATGCACGAGGTGGTGCGTGTCCTGGACTGCCTGGCGAACCCCGATCTGCCGCCAAAGCCGTCCGCCCATCAGCTGGGCCAGCTGCCGCAGCCGTCTCCAGCTGTGCCAAGCTACATCAACGAGTACGTCAGCCTGCGGGGCACTGCCGCTCTCTCCTGCGCCAACTCGTCCAGCACCTCAGACGCCGAGCTGTTCCTCAAGTTCGGCGAGGCCATCTCGCAGATCATGGAGTAG